A stretch of the Acidilobus sp. 7A genome encodes the following:
- a CDS encoding Zn-ribbon domain-containing OB-fold protein: MSMDLSISRHWRLRSPLYRLEGARCKACGRVHFPPKKACPYCGSREVETVELPKRGRLISYTIVYAVPEGAREYSPVYVGLVDLGVTKVVAELTDVTDTSKLKRGLEVEAVLRRTRVDGEAGLIYYALKFRPSMGVPDV; the protein is encoded by the coding sequence ATGTCAATGGACCTCTCAATTTCGAGGCACTGGAGGCTAAGGAGCCCCCTATACAGGCTGGAGGGGGCCAGGTGCAAGGCCTGCGGCCGCGTTCACTTCCCTCCTAAGAAGGCCTGCCCATACTGCGGCAGCCGCGAGGTGGAGACCGTCGAGCTGCCAAAGAGGGGAAGGCTGATATCATATACGATCGTCTACGCGGTCCCGGAGGGCGCCAGAGAGTACTCACCGGTTTACGTCGGCCTCGTAGACCTTGGAGTCACGAAGGTTGTCGCTGAGCTGACCGACGTAACTGACACCTCCAAGCTGAAGAGAGGCCTTGAGGTCGAGGCTGTGCTCAGGAGGACCAGGGTTGACGGGGAGGCAGGCCTCATATACTATGCTCTGAAGTTCAGACCATCCATGGGTGTGCCTGATGTCTAA